The following proteins are co-located in the Streptomyces sp. NBC_00435 genome:
- the rfbB gene encoding dTDP-glucose 4,6-dehydratase: protein MKILVTGGAGFIGSHLVRSLLADDATDTEVTVLDALTYAGNPANLRAVQDHPGLRFVQGDILDGARVDRLLAEHDAVVHLAAESHVDRSIASGRSFASTNVLGTQTLLEAAARVGTGTFVHVSTDEVYGSITTGSWPEEQPLSPNSPYAAAKAGSDLLALAYHRTHGLDVRITRCSNNYGSHQFPEKLIPLFITRLLDGGRVPLYGDGSQIRDWLHVEDHCRAIRLVLEGGRPGGIYNVGGGTELTNRELTGRLLDACGAGWDSVDHVADRKGHDLRYSVDSTKIREELGYQPIRSFDEGLAETVAWYRENRDWWAPALEAAA from the coding sequence ATGAAGATCCTCGTCACCGGTGGAGCCGGCTTCATCGGCTCCCACCTCGTCCGCTCCCTCCTGGCCGACGACGCGACGGACACGGAGGTCACGGTCCTCGACGCCCTGACGTACGCGGGCAACCCCGCCAACCTCCGTGCCGTCCAGGACCACCCCGGCCTGCGGTTCGTCCAGGGCGACATCCTCGACGGCGCGCGCGTGGACCGGCTGCTGGCCGAGCACGACGCGGTGGTGCACCTGGCGGCCGAGTCGCACGTGGACCGCTCCATCGCCAGCGGCCGTTCCTTCGCCTCCACCAATGTGCTCGGCACCCAGACGCTCCTGGAGGCGGCGGCCCGGGTGGGCACGGGAACCTTCGTCCACGTCTCCACCGACGAGGTGTACGGCTCCATCACCACCGGCTCCTGGCCCGAGGAACAGCCGCTCTCCCCCAACTCGCCCTACGCGGCGGCCAAGGCGGGGTCCGACCTGCTGGCGCTCGCCTACCACCGGACCCACGGGCTCGACGTCCGCATCACCCGCTGCTCGAACAACTACGGGTCCCACCAGTTCCCCGAGAAGCTAATCCCGCTGTTCATCACGCGGCTGCTGGACGGCGGCCGCGTGCCGCTCTACGGCGACGGCAGCCAGATCCGCGACTGGCTGCACGTCGAGGACCACTGCCGCGCCATCCGCCTGGTCCTCGAAGGAGGGCGCCCGGGCGGGATCTACAACGTCGGTGGGGGCACGGAGCTGACCAACCGGGAGCTCACGGGACGGCTGCTCGACGCCTGCGGAGCCGGCTGGGACAGCGTCGATCACGTCGCGGACCGCAAAGGTCACGACCTGCGCTACTCGGTCGACTCGACGAAAATCCGTGAGGAACTGGGGTACCAGCCCATCCGCTCGTTCGACGAGGGCCTGGCGGAGACAGTCGCCTGGTACCGGGAGAACCGTGACTGGTGGGCGCCGGCCCTGGAGGCAGCCGCGTAG
- a CDS encoding DUF4232 domain-containing protein, producing the protein MRTYRLRTTALATATAGLALALTACGGSDSASGPTANPAATKSADKPVSTGTVTPSGEGAAAPSAGKVTGTGTATAIPAKAGSGGKGTGDTTGDSYAYTHPCSARDLTVKVTSPTGTAATVRVITVTNNGSTSCGLDYFPTVGFSAKGGALGLQATAPGGLGGAPAYPVHPGATAYAAVDLNPSGGNGPVADEVNVIADKEHMQNADGVSLQLAKPGSVANPKVGLYRTNTRDALRAF; encoded by the coding sequence ATGCGTACCTACCGACTCCGCACCACTGCCCTGGCCACCGCCACCGCCGGCCTCGCTCTGGCCCTGACCGCCTGCGGCGGCTCGGACAGCGCCAGCGGGCCGACCGCCAACCCCGCCGCGACCAAGAGTGCGGACAAGCCGGTCTCGACCGGGACCGTGACGCCGTCCGGGGAGGGCGCCGCCGCCCCGTCCGCCGGCAAGGTCACCGGAACCGGTACGGCCACCGCCATCCCGGCGAAGGCCGGTTCGGGCGGCAAGGGCACGGGGGACACCACCGGTGACTCCTACGCCTACACCCACCCCTGCTCGGCGCGCGACCTGACCGTCAAGGTCACTTCCCCGACGGGCACTGCGGCCACCGTCCGCGTCATCACCGTGACCAACAACGGTTCCACCTCCTGCGGTCTGGACTACTTCCCCACCGTCGGCTTCAGCGCCAAGGGCGGCGCGCTCGGTCTCCAGGCCACTGCCCCCGGTGGACTGGGCGGCGCCCCGGCGTACCCGGTGCACCCCGGCGCCACCGCGTACGCGGCCGTGGACCTCAACCCGTCGGGTGGCAACGGTCCCGTGGCCGACGAGGTCAACGTCATTGCCGACAAGGAGCACATGCAGAACGCGGACGGCGTCAGCCTCCAGCTGGCCAAGCCGGGCAGCGTCGCCAACCCGAAGGTCGGCCTGTACCGCACCAACACCCGCGACGCGCTGCGCGCCTTCTGA
- a CDS encoding glycosyltransferase family 2 protein, whose product MTPPRDPRVSVICPTFNRSRAITDTLDSVSAQSVTDWELLVVSDGSTDDTDDWVRDRARSDPRIRLIRTERHGHPSGPRNRGLAEARGAYTVYLDHDDLWFPGHLRVLLEAFADGAGFVATGFEVSDRHGTVTSASRPLEMCWHPEIQTLGPVFEPSRVAHRSGLAEQVGGWRAGGGAEDWDLWLRLADAGTRFATVLDRTVRLLSDAGTRRHGISLRRRMSVAVFDDARRAHAALRELRDDRHGAALRAACTADTRAWLRRMAASAQFVRPAGWAGDPEAGLTDGPEALGGSWTDLVLVPDRGRYLLALPLACVTAEHALRVQSLVRRTQPSQFALIDEVTARHGGTLPAPGVAGAVADRSGGGRS is encoded by the coding sequence ATGACACCGCCGCGTGACCCCCGGGTATCGGTGATCTGCCCGACCTTCAACCGGTCCCGGGCCATCACCGACACCCTCGACTCCGTCAGCGCCCAGTCCGTCACCGACTGGGAACTCCTGGTGGTCTCGGACGGCAGCACCGACGACACGGACGACTGGGTCCGCGACCGGGCCCGCAGCGACCCGCGGATCCGGCTGATCCGCACGGAACGCCACGGACACCCCAGCGGGCCCCGCAACCGCGGGCTCGCCGAGGCCCGCGGCGCGTACACGGTCTACCTGGACCACGACGACCTGTGGTTCCCCGGCCACCTGCGTGTGCTGCTGGAGGCCTTCGCCGACGGCGCCGGTTTCGTGGCCACCGGCTTCGAGGTCAGCGACCGGCACGGCACCGTCACCTCCGCCTCCCGGCCACTGGAGATGTGCTGGCACCCCGAGATCCAGACCCTGGGACCCGTCTTCGAACCGTCCCGCGTGGCCCATCGGAGCGGTCTCGCGGAGCAGGTCGGCGGCTGGCGGGCCGGGGGCGGCGCGGAGGACTGGGACCTTTGGCTGCGCCTGGCCGACGCGGGCACGCGCTTCGCGACCGTCCTCGACCGCACGGTCCGGCTCCTGAGCGACGCCGGTACCCGCAGGCACGGCATCTCCCTGCGCCGGCGGATGTCCGTCGCCGTCTTCGACGATGCCCGGCGGGCTCACGCCGCCCTGCGTGAACTGCGCGACGACCGCCACGGGGCCGCCTTGCGCGCCGCGTGCACCGCGGACACCCGTGCCTGGCTGCGGCGGATGGCCGCCTCCGCGCAGTTCGTCCGTCCGGCCGGCTGGGCCGGTGACCCGGAAGCCGGGCTGACGGACGGACCCGAGGCGCTCGGGGGGTCGTGGACCGACCTGGTGCTGGTACCGGACCGCGGCCGCTACCTCCTGGCGCTGCCCCTGGCGTGCGTCACCGCCGAGCACGCCCTGCGGGTCCAGTCGCTGGTCCGGCGCACGCAGCCCAGCCAGTTCGCGCTGATCGACGAGGTGACCGCCCGGCACGGGGGCACGCTGCCGGCTCCGGGCGTCGCAGGCGCGGTGGCCGACCGATCCGGCGGTGGCCGCTCATGA
- a CDS encoding FAD-dependent oxidoreductase has product MSEFRVMVIGAGLGGLCLAQGLRRNGVEVTVFERDDALLTRSQGYRLYIDPNGDRILRGALPPELYELFRATAGYPPLRIVKLDDQLNETRVLEDDPDETPISVDRLTLRQILAEGLSEHIAFGKKLVRYETSEDGDGPVTAHFADGTTATGDVLVAADGINSVVRQQYLPHAQIMDSGVRQVYGKVPLNEQTRALFPEVMFNVFTPLVGSRERYMGIGPHQPHEPATQAAARLAPDVELHDGGDYMACYFGARTERFPHDDLRTLTSPELHQLALDMTADWHPRLHAIIEHWLPEAVFPLTLRTSIPVPAWPTTRITLLGDAIHAMSPAGGAGANTALRAAAALTEALAQAATGAPLIPALRTYEADMVEYAYKAVREAAQDGAERYHQNPLPSA; this is encoded by the coding sequence ATGTCTGAATTCCGTGTCATGGTCATCGGCGCCGGCCTGGGTGGCCTCTGCCTGGCCCAAGGCCTTCGCCGCAACGGCGTCGAGGTCACCGTCTTCGAGCGCGACGACGCCCTGCTCACCCGCAGCCAGGGCTACCGCCTCTACATCGACCCGAACGGTGACCGCATCCTGCGCGGCGCACTGCCGCCGGAGCTGTACGAGCTCTTCCGCGCCACCGCCGGCTACCCGCCGCTGCGCATCGTCAAGCTCGACGACCAGCTGAACGAAACCCGCGTCCTGGAAGACGACCCCGACGAGACCCCGATCTCCGTCGACCGCCTCACCCTGCGCCAGATCCTCGCCGAAGGCCTCTCCGAGCACATCGCCTTCGGCAAGAAGCTCGTCCGCTACGAGACCTCCGAAGACGGCGACGGCCCGGTCACCGCGCACTTCGCCGACGGCACCACCGCCACCGGCGACGTCCTGGTCGCCGCCGACGGCATCAACTCCGTCGTACGCCAGCAGTACCTGCCGCACGCGCAGATCATGGACAGCGGCGTACGCCAGGTCTACGGCAAGGTCCCGCTCAACGAGCAGACCCGCGCTCTGTTCCCCGAGGTCATGTTCAACGTGTTCACACCCCTGGTCGGCTCCCGCGAGCGCTACATGGGCATCGGCCCCCACCAGCCCCACGAGCCCGCCACCCAGGCCGCCGCACGCCTCGCACCCGACGTCGAACTCCACGACGGCGGCGACTACATGGCCTGTTACTTCGGCGCCCGCACCGAACGCTTCCCCCACGACGACCTGCGCACCCTCACCAGCCCCGAACTCCACCAGCTCGCCCTCGACATGACGGCGGACTGGCACCCCCGGCTGCACGCCATCATCGAACACTGGCTCCCCGAAGCCGTCTTCCCCCTCACCCTGCGCACCAGCATCCCGGTCCCCGCCTGGCCCACCACCCGCATCACCCTCCTCGGCGACGCCATCCACGCCATGAGCCCCGCCGGCGGCGCCGGCGCCAACACCGCCCTGCGCGCCGCCGCCGCCCTGACCGAAGCCCTCGCCCAGGCCGCCACCGGCGCGCCCCTCATCCCCGCCCTGCGCACGTACGAGGCCGACATGGTCGAGTACGCCTACAAGGCAGTCCGCGAGGCGGCCCAGGACGGCGCAGAGCGCTACCACCAGAACCCCCTCCCCAGCGCCTAA
- a CDS encoding sensor histidine kinase, whose protein sequence is MNARRQWSWLRQRLVWILLGITGPAVECALMTADLSFADESHAILKAFILLVTPVLLFAAHRYPLPVFLATLPSVYAGASVPPLAALYTVALHGHRRWVPVVCAMMFVYCEQHWAEYPQMSIGSLENIARTAAYAMVCIAPVVLGMLTRTQDELSARLVELEASRVRESDLLTQQVLASERARLAREMHDVIAHQVSLISVQSAALQVSTTDSRARESARTVRELASTTLGELREMLGVLRASGGTVDVHAPQPRLADLPQLIADSGLDAQFRTEVPLFGAGASEWSQTVQRAAFRTVQEGLTNASKHAPGTPIDVHLYETDRHLHVEVRNAAPPPETHPLDLPASGFGLTGLHERAQLAGGRVQAGRTGDGGYLLHATYPPPTPPAPTG, encoded by the coding sequence GTGAACGCACGACGGCAGTGGTCCTGGCTACGCCAGCGGCTGGTCTGGATCCTCCTTGGGATCACCGGCCCTGCCGTCGAATGCGCGCTCATGACGGCGGACCTGTCCTTCGCAGACGAATCCCACGCAATTCTGAAGGCGTTCATCCTGCTGGTCACACCGGTGCTGCTGTTCGCGGCGCACCGCTACCCCCTCCCGGTCTTCCTCGCCACCCTCCCCTCCGTGTACGCGGGTGCCAGCGTCCCGCCGCTGGCGGCCTTGTACACGGTCGCGCTGCACGGCCACCGCCGCTGGGTCCCCGTCGTTTGCGCCATGATGTTCGTGTACTGCGAGCAGCACTGGGCCGAGTACCCGCAGATGAGTATCGGCTCCCTCGAGAACATCGCCCGAACCGCCGCGTACGCGATGGTCTGCATCGCACCGGTCGTCCTCGGGATGCTGACCCGCACCCAGGATGAGCTCTCGGCCCGCCTGGTGGAGCTCGAAGCGTCACGCGTGCGCGAGAGCGACCTGCTGACGCAGCAGGTTCTGGCAAGCGAACGGGCCCGTCTGGCCCGAGAGATGCACGATGTGATCGCCCACCAGGTCAGCCTGATCAGCGTGCAGTCCGCAGCTCTCCAGGTCTCCACCACGGATTCCCGCGCCCGGGAGAGCGCGCGGACGGTTCGGGAACTGGCCTCCACCACCCTCGGCGAGCTACGAGAGATGCTCGGGGTCCTGCGAGCATCCGGGGGCACGGTCGACGTTCACGCCCCACAGCCACGCCTCGCCGACCTGCCCCAGCTCATTGCCGACAGCGGCCTGGACGCCCAGTTCCGTACCGAGGTCCCCCTGTTCGGTGCGGGGGCATCGGAATGGTCGCAGACGGTGCAGCGGGCGGCGTTCCGCACCGTCCAGGAAGGCCTGACGAACGCCTCCAAGCACGCACCAGGCACACCCATCGACGTACATCTGTACGAGACAGACCGGCATCTGCACGTAGAGGTCCGCAACGCCGCGCCCCCGCCCGAGACCCACCCCCTGGACCTACCCGCGAGCGGCTTCGGCCTCACGGGCCTGCACGAACGCGCCCAACTTGCTGGCGGCAGGGTACAAGCAGGCCGGACAGGGGACGGCGGCTACCTCCTGCACGCCACCTATCCCCCACCGACCCCTCCCGCACCGACGGGCTGA
- the lanKC gene encoding class III lanthionine synthetase LanKC, with translation MDIRYLEYCPPGSPFYDVPATAPSDADDFPTARATLAPGWTRTVNSHWVSLAPDNGALPAQGWKIHVSATLDNAERVLDVVRQYCGPRDIAFKFIRSPKTLRQRNSKYGDRSASGKFIAIYPSGEEQLATVLSELGELLDGEQGPYILSDLRWRSGPLFVRYGGFALRTGRDASGREVYCIEDPEGNLVPDVRGPGFRPPEWVELPACLEEALAARDAGTLDGFPFRATKALHFSNGGGVYQATDTRDGSTVLLKEARPLAGLDDTDADAVTRLERERWALDRLAGLTCVPALYDYRVGREHYFLAREFVDGPALIHEVHRRNPLVNADLPETEYASYAAWATGLLDRVEQAVEAMHGRGVVFGDLHPNNILVNSDGTVRFIDFEASSEAGDECRQVIAAPGFRAPENYTGTAVDRYALGCLRLAVFLPLTVVMTWSPAKLGQLIDLVTERFPVPADFEALVRRYLGVPAPTESARSAAPDDHDGPVWPMPDAGNWPALRTELADGILSTATPDRDDRLFPGDIEQFRTPGGGVNLATGAAGVLWTLAETGTPVPPELIDWLTRATGRLADPRPGLYDGLGGVALALDRLGQPGQARELLDRALALPRDDIGEGLSGGLAGLGLALLHFARTTGDAALLDQCLRMADDLTGRSSRQQDDAPRPGLLRGSAGVALFLLRLYEETSDPKLLHQAVEAVRTDLTDAGWRPDGDRPDEAPWRAPLIAFGSGGLGMVLHELLRHHHDPELAAALEAFRGAAGQRFMLHSGLYHGRAGVTLALHHMRDGSQGTAHSVRQHLAGLGWHVIPRDGGPLFLGDHNLRLSTDLATGSAGVLLALDSVLGTTGTGLPFLPGRTGSPDDTAA, from the coding sequence GTGGACATCCGATACCTGGAATACTGCCCGCCTGGCTCCCCCTTCTACGACGTCCCCGCCACCGCCCCCTCGGACGCGGACGACTTCCCGACCGCGCGTGCCACCCTCGCGCCGGGGTGGACGCGGACGGTCAACTCCCACTGGGTTTCGCTCGCGCCGGACAATGGGGCGCTTCCCGCACAGGGCTGGAAGATCCACGTCTCGGCCACCCTCGACAACGCCGAACGCGTACTCGACGTCGTCCGGCAGTACTGCGGGCCGCGGGACATCGCCTTCAAGTTCATCCGCAGCCCGAAGACCCTGCGCCAGCGCAACAGCAAGTACGGCGACCGCAGCGCGAGCGGCAAGTTTATCGCCATCTACCCGTCCGGCGAAGAGCAGTTGGCCACCGTGCTGAGCGAACTGGGCGAACTCCTCGACGGCGAGCAGGGTCCCTACATCCTCAGCGACCTGCGCTGGCGGTCCGGCCCCCTCTTCGTGCGCTACGGCGGATTCGCCCTGCGCACCGGCCGGGACGCCTCCGGCCGTGAGGTCTACTGCATCGAGGACCCCGAGGGCAATCTGGTACCCGACGTCCGCGGGCCCGGTTTCCGGCCCCCGGAGTGGGTGGAGCTCCCCGCGTGCCTGGAAGAGGCGCTCGCCGCCCGCGATGCCGGCACGCTCGACGGCTTCCCCTTCCGTGCCACCAAGGCCCTGCACTTCTCCAACGGCGGCGGGGTGTACCAGGCCACCGACACCCGCGACGGCAGCACCGTCCTCCTCAAGGAGGCCCGGCCGCTGGCCGGACTGGACGACACCGACGCGGACGCCGTCACCCGCCTGGAACGCGAACGCTGGGCACTGGATCGGCTCGCCGGCCTGACCTGCGTACCCGCCCTGTACGACTACCGGGTCGGGCGCGAGCACTACTTCCTGGCCCGGGAGTTCGTGGACGGCCCGGCCCTCATCCATGAGGTCCACCGCCGCAACCCCCTGGTCAACGCCGACCTGCCGGAGACGGAGTACGCCTCCTACGCCGCGTGGGCGACCGGCCTCCTGGACCGGGTGGAGCAGGCCGTCGAGGCCATGCACGGGCGGGGCGTCGTCTTCGGCGACCTGCACCCGAACAACATCCTGGTCAACTCCGACGGCACGGTCCGCTTCATCGACTTCGAGGCGAGCAGCGAAGCCGGGGACGAGTGCCGGCAGGTCATCGCGGCCCCGGGATTCCGGGCGCCTGAGAACTACACCGGCACCGCCGTCGACCGGTACGCCCTCGGCTGTCTGCGGCTGGCGGTCTTCCTCCCGCTGACCGTCGTCATGACGTGGTCCCCCGCCAAGCTCGGCCAGCTCATCGACCTGGTCACCGAACGCTTCCCCGTCCCCGCCGACTTCGAGGCCCTCGTCCGCCGCTACCTCGGCGTGCCCGCGCCCACCGAGTCCGCCAGGTCTGCCGCGCCGGACGACCACGACGGACCCGTGTGGCCGATGCCCGATGCCGGGAACTGGCCGGCGCTGCGCACGGAACTCGCCGACGGCATCCTGTCCACCGCCACCCCGGACCGTGACGACCGTCTCTTCCCCGGTGACATCGAGCAGTTCCGCACCCCCGGCGGCGGCGTGAACCTCGCCACGGGCGCGGCCGGGGTCCTGTGGACCCTCGCCGAGACCGGTACGCCGGTACCGCCCGAGCTCATCGACTGGCTGACCCGGGCCACCGGCCGGCTGGCCGACCCCAGGCCGGGCCTCTACGACGGCCTGGGCGGCGTCGCCCTCGCCCTGGACCGGCTCGGACAGCCCGGTCAGGCCCGCGAACTGCTGGACCGGGCCCTCGCCCTGCCCCGTGACGACATCGGCGAAGGCCTCTCCGGTGGACTGGCCGGCCTCGGCCTCGCCCTCCTGCACTTCGCCCGGACGACGGGTGACGCGGCGCTCCTGGACCAGTGCCTGCGGATGGCCGACGACCTCACCGGCCGTTCCTCCCGGCAGCAGGACGACGCACCGCGCCCCGGCCTGCTGCGCGGCAGCGCGGGCGTCGCGCTCTTTCTGCTGCGCCTGTACGAGGAGACGTCCGACCCCAAGCTCCTGCACCAGGCGGTCGAGGCCGTGCGCACCGATCTGACCGACGCCGGCTGGCGGCCCGACGGCGACCGCCCGGACGAGGCACCCTGGCGGGCACCCCTGATCGCCTTCGGCAGCGGGGGCCTGGGCATGGTGCTCCACGAACTCCTGCGCCATCACCACGACCCCGAACTGGCCGCGGCGCTGGAGGCGTTCCGTGGTGCGGCCGGGCAGCGGTTCATGCTGCACAGCGGCCTCTACCACGGCCGCGCCGGGGTCACCCTGGCCCTGCACCACATGCGGGACGGCTCCCAGGGCACCGCGCACTCCGTCCGGCAGCACCTCGCCGGTCTGGGCTGGCACGTCATCCCCCGCGACGGCGGACCTCTCTTCCTCGGCGACCACAACCTGCGGCTGTCCACGGACCTCGCCACCGGCTCGGCGGGCGTGCTCCTGGCGCTCGACTCCGTCCTGGGCACCACCGGGACCGGACTGCCGTTCCTTCCCGGCCGGACTGGAAGCCCGGATGACACCGCCGCGTGA
- a CDS encoding glucose-1-phosphate thymidylyltransferase → MKALVLAGGTGSRLRPITHTAAKQLVPVANKPVLFYGIESIVEAGVTEIGVVVGDTEPEIRAALGDGSRFGARFTYFRQHRPLGLAHAVRIARHWLGEDDFVMYLGDNFVIGGITGPAEEFRAAGTDARILVARVPDPTRFGVAELDPDGRVVRLQEKPLEPRSDLAVVGVYFFTSAVHRAIKAIKPSARGELEITDAIQWLVDSGHDVRAGIIHGYWKDTGDVTDMLEVNRRVLADVEAAVLGDVDGASVLVGPVRIEAGARIIRSTIVGPALIGAGTIVRESRIGPSTSIAEDCVITGSDVEFSLILRDARIEHAGRIEGSLIGRSVRVTGTPAAPRAHRLVLGDHSHIQIAS, encoded by the coding sequence ATGAAGGCACTGGTTCTCGCCGGAGGTACCGGCAGCCGCCTGAGGCCCATCACGCACACCGCGGCCAAACAACTGGTCCCCGTCGCCAACAAGCCCGTCCTCTTCTACGGGATCGAGTCGATCGTCGAGGCAGGAGTCACCGAGATCGGCGTGGTCGTCGGGGACACCGAGCCGGAGATCCGCGCCGCCCTCGGCGACGGATCGCGGTTCGGCGCCCGGTTCACGTACTTCCGCCAGCACCGTCCCCTCGGCCTGGCCCACGCGGTCCGCATCGCGCGTCACTGGCTCGGCGAGGACGACTTCGTGATGTACCTGGGGGACAACTTCGTGATCGGCGGCATCACCGGCCCGGCCGAGGAGTTCCGGGCGGCCGGGACGGATGCCCGCATCCTCGTCGCCCGGGTGCCGGACCCCACCCGGTTCGGGGTAGCCGAACTCGACCCGGACGGGCGGGTGGTCCGCCTCCAGGAGAAGCCGCTCGAACCCCGCAGCGACCTCGCGGTCGTCGGCGTCTACTTCTTCACCAGCGCCGTCCACCGGGCGATCAAGGCCATCAAGCCCTCGGCACGCGGGGAGCTGGAAATCACCGACGCCATCCAGTGGCTGGTTGACTCAGGGCACGACGTGCGTGCCGGAATCATCCACGGCTACTGGAAGGACACCGGCGACGTCACCGACATGCTCGAAGTCAACCGGCGGGTCCTGGCCGACGTCGAGGCCGCCGTCCTGGGCGACGTCGACGGGGCCAGCGTCCTCGTCGGACCGGTCCGGATCGAAGCAGGCGCCCGGATAATCCGCTCGACGATCGTGGGTCCGGCCCTCATCGGGGCGGGCACCATCGTCCGGGAGTCCCGGATCGGTCCGTCAACCTCGATCGCCGAAGACTGTGTGATCACCGGGAGCGACGTGGAGTTCTCCCTCATCCTGCGGGACGCCCGGATCGAGCACGCCGGACGGATCGAGGGCTCGCTCATCGGCCGCTCGGTACGCGTGACGGGTACGCCCGCCGCACCGCGCGCCCACCGGCTCGTCCTGGGAGACCACAGCCACATCCAGATCGCCTCCTGA
- a CDS encoding response regulator transcription factor: MVVDDEELMRSGLQIILGSAPDIDVVATCDGPAALTTIARHRPDVVLLDIQMPGTDGFEVLAQLRSLALPPVVAMLTAFATGDFVHTALHQGAAGYLLKDTDPEQLVREVRALASGGRPLASSVAPSVIDGFLAHGTASNGAAQAVAVLAPRERRALTLVGQGLTNAQIAQRLKLAPSTVKDHLSALMAKLGCLNRVQAAVIAERAGLLERPGNQA, translated from the coding sequence GTGGTAGTCGACGACGAAGAGCTGATGCGCTCCGGACTGCAGATCATTCTTGGCAGTGCACCGGACATCGACGTCGTCGCCACCTGTGACGGACCCGCCGCGCTGACCACGATCGCCCGCCACCGTCCGGACGTGGTACTCCTGGACATCCAAATGCCCGGTACCGACGGATTCGAGGTCCTGGCACAGCTGCGTTCGCTGGCCCTTCCGCCGGTCGTCGCCATGCTCACCGCTTTCGCCACGGGAGACTTCGTCCACACAGCGCTGCACCAGGGAGCGGCCGGCTACCTGCTGAAAGACACCGATCCCGAACAACTGGTACGAGAAGTGCGGGCGCTTGCGTCGGGCGGCCGACCCCTGGCCTCCAGCGTCGCACCCTCGGTCATCGATGGCTTCCTCGCGCACGGCACTGCCTCGAACGGCGCAGCACAGGCCGTCGCCGTGCTGGCCCCCCGAGAGCGGCGGGCACTGACGCTGGTCGGGCAGGGCCTGACGAACGCGCAGATAGCGCAGCGCCTCAAGCTGGCCCCCAGCACGGTCAAGGACCACCTCAGTGCGCTGATGGCCAAGCTCGGATGCCTCAACCGGGTGCAGGCCGCCGTCATCGCCGAGCGCGCCGGCCTGCTGGAGCGCCCCGGGAACCAAGCGTGA